A genomic segment from Polyangium mundeleinium encodes:
- a CDS encoding shikimate dehydrogenase family protein, producing MAEGRVFAVLGHPIAHSLSPVIHTVAYASLGLPHVYRAIDVPTAAELVAVLDELRSGALGGVNVTLPHKRAVLDHADEVDTSAIEPGAANVLCRGEDGRLRAYNTDADALADDIAALAPDASRKRAMVIGGGGAGVAAVAACKRLGFKLIAVTSRSWARSENVETSPSAEQVRRMGALPLPWPGPGEPAPDSFASQALRLQWWDLARGASLVVQATSAGMLGKDPGESVRDVVPWDDLGSDVFAYDVVYTPRMTPFLHAAASRGIRAEGGLGMLVRQAARSIVLWTGQEPPLDVMRRAAEGALDRGGHTV from the coding sequence ATGGCTGAGGGAAGGGTCTTCGCCGTCCTCGGGCATCCGATCGCGCACTCGCTCTCGCCGGTGATCCATACGGTCGCGTACGCGTCGCTGGGCCTGCCGCACGTGTACCGGGCGATCGACGTGCCGACCGCGGCCGAGCTCGTCGCGGTCCTCGACGAGCTGCGGTCCGGCGCGCTCGGCGGGGTGAACGTGACCTTGCCGCATAAACGCGCGGTGCTCGATCACGCCGACGAGGTCGACACGAGCGCGATCGAGCCGGGGGCGGCGAACGTGCTTTGCCGCGGCGAGGACGGCCGGCTCCGGGCCTACAACACGGACGCGGACGCCCTGGCGGACGACATCGCCGCGCTCGCGCCCGACGCCTCGCGCAAGCGGGCGATGGTGATCGGCGGAGGCGGGGCGGGGGTCGCGGCCGTGGCCGCGTGCAAGCGGTTGGGGTTCAAACTGATCGCGGTGACGTCGCGCTCGTGGGCGCGGTCGGAGAACGTCGAGACGTCGCCGTCGGCCGAGCAGGTGCGGCGGATGGGGGCGCTGCCCTTGCCCTGGCCCGGTCCGGGCGAACCCGCGCCCGATAGCTTCGCCTCGCAGGCCCTCCGGCTCCAATGGTGGGATCTCGCGCGTGGCGCGTCGCTGGTCGTGCAGGCCACGAGCGCGGGCATGCTCGGCAAGGACCCGGGCGAGTCGGTCCGGGATGTCGTTCCTTGGGACGATCTCGGAAGCGACGTCTTCGCGTACGACGTCGTGTATACCCCAAGAATGACCCCGTTCCTGCACGCCGCCGCCTCCCGAGGCATCCGGGCCGAAGGCGGACTCGGGATGCTCGTGCGACAAGCCGCCCGCTCGATCGTGCTGTGGACCGGGCAAGAGCCGCCGCTCGACGTGATGCGGCGGGCCGCCGAGGGCGCGCTCGATCGGGGAGGGCACACGGTATGA
- the xseA gene encoding exodeoxyribonuclease VII large subunit, translating to MQRRESGPALSFHEAGGSDEVAGYQPRGSSLEARAAEEEPEVLSVAALDQRLRRAVEHASQDVRVLGEVGGFRLHSSGHAYFTLKDEREDALINCVMYKTAAPRARKLLADGARVVLTGRATVYAPRGQLQFSVSDVRPVGRGALLEALERLKQKLAGEGVFAAERKRALPVDPAVIGVVTSGNGAAIHDIVTVSFRRGAPRILLARATVQGPGAAQSMARALDQLARVPDVEVVILGRGGGSAEDLSAFNDEALVRKVASFPVPVVSAVGHEVDVTLTDLAADARAATPSQAAELLVADRVERRKQLKHLYTRIARATRQAIERRRVVVDRLARSIGSPEDLLAVRQQKLDELTLKLGREMERAASRRKEELSQIERRLAERHPRAVIAVARAAIGPLEVRLVAAERRRIERLRTTLGRHAARLDALSPLGVLARGYAIATTTSGRAVRAAKEVAVGESITVRVHEGALRAEVTAVIDPAEGDGSDG from the coding sequence GTGCAGCGACGCGAATCGGGCCCCGCGCTCTCCTTCCACGAGGCAGGAGGATCCGACGAGGTGGCGGGCTACCAGCCTCGGGGGAGTTCCTTGGAAGCCCGCGCAGCCGAGGAGGAGCCCGAGGTCCTCTCCGTGGCCGCGCTCGATCAGCGGCTCCGCCGCGCCGTCGAGCACGCGTCGCAGGACGTGCGGGTCCTCGGCGAAGTCGGGGGCTTCCGGCTGCATTCGAGTGGGCACGCGTACTTCACGCTGAAGGACGAGCGCGAGGACGCGCTCATCAACTGCGTCATGTACAAGACGGCCGCGCCGCGGGCGCGGAAGCTGCTCGCGGACGGGGCGCGTGTGGTGCTGACGGGGCGCGCCACGGTGTACGCGCCCCGCGGCCAGCTCCAGTTCTCCGTGTCGGATGTGCGGCCGGTCGGGCGCGGCGCGTTGCTCGAAGCGCTCGAGCGGCTCAAGCAGAAGCTCGCCGGGGAGGGGGTCTTCGCGGCCGAGAGAAAACGCGCGCTGCCCGTCGATCCGGCCGTGATCGGGGTCGTGACGAGCGGCAACGGCGCGGCCATCCACGACATCGTGACCGTGTCGTTCCGGCGCGGCGCGCCGCGGATCCTGCTCGCGCGGGCGACGGTGCAAGGGCCGGGGGCCGCGCAGTCGATGGCCCGCGCGCTCGATCAGCTCGCGCGCGTGCCGGACGTGGAGGTCGTGATCCTCGGGCGCGGCGGCGGATCGGCCGAGGATCTCTCCGCGTTCAACGACGAGGCGCTCGTCCGGAAGGTGGCGAGTTTCCCCGTGCCGGTCGTGAGCGCCGTCGGGCACGAGGTCGACGTGACGCTGACGGATCTCGCGGCGGATGCGCGCGCGGCCACGCCCTCGCAGGCCGCGGAGCTGCTCGTCGCGGATCGGGTGGAGCGGCGCAAGCAGCTCAAGCACCTGTACACGCGCATCGCGCGCGCCACGCGGCAGGCGATCGAGCGGCGGCGTGTCGTCGTCGACAGGCTCGCGCGGTCGATCGGCTCGCCCGAGGATCTGCTCGCGGTGCGGCAGCAGAAGCTCGACGAGCTGACCCTCAAGCTCGGACGCGAGATGGAGCGGGCGGCGTCGCGGCGCAAAGAAGAGCTCTCGCAGATCGAGCGGCGGCTCGCGGAGCGGCACCCGCGGGCGGTGATCGCCGTGGCACGCGCTGCGATCGGCCCGCTCGAAGTGCGGCTCGTGGCGGCCGAGCGCCGGCGGATCGAGCGGCTGCGGACGACGCTCGGGCGGCACGCGGCGCGGCTCGACGCGCTCTCGCCGCTCGGCGTGCTCGCCCGCGGCTACGCCATCGCGACGACGACGTCGGGGCGCGCGGTGCGGGCCGCGAAGGAGGTCGCCGTGGGCGAGTCCATCACGGTGCGGGTGCACGAGGGCGCGCTCCGCGCCGAGGTGACGGCGGTGATCGATCCGGCAGAAGGCGATGGAAGCGATGGCTGA
- a CDS encoding DUF6968 family protein: protein MQEVIAERQLDFYSPRGRRPKKIIVRIGKAELDETGETWRAPIEILGPKASQVFRSRASGVDSMQAVIGAIWLVPVLLRTLTNDTGGRLEFEGSADLGFYMEPHEAFKPPLPAKE, encoded by the coding sequence ATGCAAGAAGTAATCGCTGAAAGGCAACTGGACTTCTATTCGCCGCGAGGCCGACGGCCGAAGAAAATCATCGTCCGCATCGGCAAGGCCGAGCTCGACGAGACGGGCGAGACCTGGCGCGCGCCCATCGAAATCCTTGGTCCCAAGGCTTCACAGGTCTTCCGGAGTCGGGCGTCCGGTGTCGACTCCATGCAGGCGGTCATCGGAGCAATATGGCTCGTCCCGGTCCTTCTTCGGACCCTCACGAACGACACCGGTGGGCGGCTGGAATTCGAAGGGAGCGCGGATCTCGGCTTCTACATGGAGCCGCACGAGGCCTTCAAGCCGCCGTTACCCGCGAAGGAATGA
- the accC gene encoding acetyl-CoA carboxylase biotin carboxylase subunit translates to MLSHPPGPSRATWASVIRKVLIANRGEIAVRIIRTLHEMGIAAVAIYSEADRKSLHVRLADEAYCIGPAPARESYLSIERVLDAARKSGADAIHPGYGFLSEKSEFAEACERAGIVFIGPPSRAMAAMGSKTAARAKMAAAGVPITPGGDASTVEEARATAERVGYPVLIKAAMGGGGKGMRLVHNADEMPSAFERAQSEAARAFGDPTVYIEKAILRPRHVEIQVIGDRHGNMVHLFERDCSIQRRHQKVVEETPCPVATPELIRRMGEVAVKGALSVGYFSAGTFEFLLGEDGSFYFLEMNTRLQVEHPVTEWITGTDLVAEMVRVAAGEQLSWRQEEIVRRGASIECRIYAEDPIGFLPSPGKIEALRVPAGPWVRDDGGFYEGATVPSHYDPLVSKVSVWGPDRKTAIQRMRRALSEYVVTGIKTNIVFHEKLLAHPAFVEGRYTTGFIEENKETLLGYSDVREEDEATLAAAIAVAAARAERKAQRTEGQALEDRGRLSPWVEQHRGRVLR, encoded by the coding sequence ATGCTCAGCCACCCTCCCGGCCCGAGCCGTGCTACGTGGGCGTCCGTGATTCGCAAGGTCCTCATCGCCAACCGCGGCGAGATCGCCGTCCGCATCATCCGCACGCTGCACGAGATGGGCATCGCCGCCGTGGCCATCTACAGCGAAGCCGACCGCAAATCCCTGCACGTGAGGCTCGCCGACGAGGCCTACTGCATCGGCCCGGCGCCCGCGCGCGAGAGTTACCTCTCGATCGAGCGTGTCCTCGACGCCGCGCGCAAATCCGGCGCCGACGCGATCCACCCCGGCTACGGCTTCCTCTCGGAAAAGAGCGAGTTCGCGGAGGCCTGCGAGCGGGCCGGCATCGTGTTCATCGGCCCCCCGTCCCGCGCGATGGCCGCGATGGGCTCGAAGACGGCCGCGCGCGCCAAGATGGCCGCCGCCGGCGTGCCGATCACGCCCGGCGGCGACGCCTCCACAGTCGAGGAAGCCCGCGCGACGGCCGAGCGCGTCGGCTACCCGGTGCTGATCAAGGCCGCGATGGGCGGCGGCGGCAAAGGCATGCGGCTCGTGCACAACGCGGACGAGATGCCGAGCGCGTTCGAGCGCGCCCAGAGCGAGGCCGCGCGCGCCTTCGGCGATCCGACGGTCTACATCGAAAAGGCGATCCTCCGGCCGCGGCACGTGGAGATCCAGGTGATCGGCGATCGCCACGGCAACATGGTCCACCTCTTCGAGCGCGACTGCTCGATCCAGCGCCGCCACCAGAAGGTCGTCGAAGAGACGCCTTGCCCCGTGGCGACGCCCGAGCTCATCCGGCGCATGGGCGAGGTCGCGGTGAAGGGCGCGCTCTCGGTCGGGTACTTCTCGGCCGGCACATTCGAGTTTTTGCTCGGCGAGGATGGCAGTTTCTACTTCCTCGAAATGAACACGCGCCTCCAGGTCGAGCACCCGGTCACGGAGTGGATCACGGGGACGGACCTCGTGGCGGAGATGGTGCGCGTGGCAGCGGGCGAGCAGCTCTCGTGGCGGCAGGAAGAGATCGTGCGTCGCGGCGCGTCGATCGAATGCCGCATTTACGCGGAGGACCCGATCGGCTTCCTCCCGAGCCCCGGCAAGATCGAAGCGCTCCGCGTGCCCGCGGGCCCGTGGGTGCGCGACGACGGCGGCTTTTACGAGGGCGCGACAGTGCCGAGCCATTACGACCCGCTCGTCTCGAAGGTGAGCGTATGGGGCCCGGACCGGAAAACGGCCATCCAGCGCATGCGCCGCGCGCTCTCGGAGTACGTGGTGACGGGCATCAAGACGAACATCGTCTTCCACGAAAAACTGCTCGCGCATCCGGCGTTCGTCGAAGGCCGTTACACGACGGGTTTCATCGAGGAGAACAAGGAAACGCTGCTCGGCTATTCGGACGTGCGCGAAGAGGACGAGGCGACGCTGGCCGCGGCGATTGCGGTGGCGGCGGCCAGGGCGGAGCGGAAGGCGCAGCGGACGGAGGGGCAGGCGCTGGAGGATCGCGGGCGGCTGTCCCCGTGGGTGGAGCAGCATCGGGGGCGGGTGTTGCGGTAG